Proteins from a genomic interval of Lycium barbarum isolate Lr01 unplaced genomic scaffold, ASM1917538v2 unchr_scaffold_07, whole genome shotgun sequence:
- the LOC132625571 gene encoding TMV resistance protein N-like isoform X1 → MTSYCSSAHTFRWSYDVFLSFRGEDVRKTFVDHLYVALQQKGIHTFKDDEKLERGKSISPDLVRAIEESRIALIVFSKNYAHSTWCLDELLKIMEYNKQEKGQIVLPAFYDVEASTVSKQKIVLPVFYDVEASTVRKQKSSYGEAFRNHEAFFQEDKVKKWRAALEEAANLSGWDLPNTANAHEARVIKQIVEDIMTKLGVQTHARNAEDLVGMESHMQKVYKMLQVGSDEVRFLGILGMGGVGKTTLARVIYDNIRSQFEGSCFLHEVGDRSSKQGLERLQEILLSEILVVKDLRINNLYEGDNLQKQRLQCKKVLLVLDDVYHIDQLDALAGKREWFGLGSRIIITTRDKHLLVKHEVEKIYRMRTLSEHESLQLFKQYAFKKSHPAKEFEDLSALVIKRTAGLPLALKVLGSFLYGRDLAEWTSEVEWLRQIPENEILKKLERSFTRLNNMEKKIFLDIACFFTGKKKKAVMRILESFNFRSGIGIKVLMEKSLITISEGRILMHQLIQEMGWHIVRREASDDPRISSRLWKREDISRVLERNLGTEKIEGISLNLTSEEQVNVSHTAFMHMTRLRFLKFKNAYVCQGPDFLPDELRWLDWHGYPSKSLPISFQGEQLLALKLKNSRIIQLWNTYKVLGKLKYINLSHSQKLLRTPDFSGTPNLERLVLEECTSLVEINFSVGDLGRLVLLNLKNCRNLKTLPESIRLEKLEVFILSGCIKLKSFPEIEGKMNRLAELYLGAAALSELPASIENLSEVGVINLSYCKRLESLPRSIIRLKCLKTLDVSGCSKLKKLPDELGLLVGLEELHCTDTAIRTIPSSVSLLKNLKHLSLRGCNALGLQVTSSSFPWLQEKCHHEKFMGVNFHNLSGLCSLTKLDLSDCNISNGGILCNLGFLPSLVELNLGGNNFPSIPATSISRLTRLKVLALAGCRRLESFPELPPSIEKLYADECTSLKSIDQLIKYPMLHTVSLRKCHQLLKDKRHASILDSLWKHMLKELSMMGGRFSIYTPGVEIPEWFTYKNLGTSISVALPKHWYTNKFMGFAICAGFDMITPFILSSANYLKTLHGPVMRCRFTSHDGSLSDISSSFGLMGSENHLDLGHTFLGYVSFDSFWWAFEHIVYSPNNWIQFEFGASNENTVIKGLGVRLVYENDINDPE, encoded by the exons ATGACCTCTTATTGTTCCTCTGCTCATACATTTCGGTGGAGTTATGATGTTTTCTTGAGTTTTAGAGGTGAAGATGTACGCAAAACATTTGTTGACCATCTCTACGTTGCATTGCAACAAAAGGGTATTCATACCTTCAAAGATGATGAGAAACTAGAGAGAGGCAAGTCCATTTCACCTGACCTTGTTAGAGCAATCGAAGAGTCAAGAATAGCTTTGATTGTATTCTCCAAAAACTATGCTCATTCAACATGGTGTCTAGATGAATTGCTGAAGATCATGGAATACAACAAACAAGAAAAAGGACAAATTGTGCTTCCGGCGTTCTACGATGTAGAGGCATCAACAGTGAGCAAACAGAAGATTGTGCTTCCGGTGTTCTACGATGTAGAGGCATCAACAGTGAGGAAACAAAAGTCCAGCTATGGAGAAGCATTTAGAAATCATGAAGCTTTTTTCCAGGAGGACAAGGTGAAAAAATGGAGAGCAGCACTGGAGGAAGCTGCTAATTTATCCGGCTGGGATTTGCCAAATACTGCCAATGC GCACGAAGCTAGAGTCATAAAGCAAATTGTGGAAGATATAATGACTAAATTGGGTGTACAGACACATGCAAGAAATGCTGAAGATCTTGTTGGAATGGAGTCACACATGCAAAAAGTGTATAAAATGCTTCAGGTTGGTTCTGATGAAGTTCGCTTCCTCGGGATATTGGGAATGGGCGGTGTGGGGAAGACAACTCTAGCAAGAGTCATTTATGATAATATTCGGAGTCAATTTGAAGGTTCATGTTTTCTTCATGAAGTTGGAGACCGTTCTTCAAAACAGGGCCTAGAGCGCTTGCAAGAGATACTTCTTTCGGAGATCCTTGTCGTAAAAGATCTAAGAATCAACAATTTATATGAAGGAGATAATTTGCAAAAACAGAGACTACAATGTAAAAAGGTTCTTCTTGTTCTTGATGATGTTTATCACATAGATCAGTTAGATGCTTTAGCTGGGAAGCGTGAATGGTTTGGTCTCGGAAGTAGAATCATCATAACAACCAGAGATAAACACTTGCTTGTTAAGCATGAGGTGGAAAAGATATACAGAATGAGAACATTAAGTGAACATGAAAGTTTACAGCTCTTTAAACAGTATGCTTTCAAGAAGAGCCACCCTGCTAAGGAATTTGAAGATCTTTCAGCTCTAGTGATAAAGCGTACTGCTGGACTCCCCTTGGCTCTGAAAGTCCTGGGTAGTTTCTTGTATGGAAGAGATTTGGCTGAATGGACAAGTGAAGTGGAATGGTTGAGACAGATCCCGGAAAATGAAATTTTGAAGAAACTCGAACGAAGTTTCACTAGGCTCAACAATATGGAGAAAAAAATATTCTTAGATATTGCGTGTTTCTTCACAGGGAAGAAGAAAAAAGCAGTGATGAGAATACTCGAGAGTTTTAATTTTAGGTCAGGCATTGGCATAAAAGTTCTCATGGAGAAATCTCTGATTACTATCTCGGAAGGTCGAATCTTAATgcaccaattgatacaagaaatGGGCTGGCACATTGTTCGTCGAGAAGCTTCCGATGATCCAAGAATATCTAGTAGGTTGTGGAAGCGCGAAGATATTTCTCGAGTACTTGAAAGAAATTTG GGCACTGAAAAGATCGAAGGCATATCGTTGAACTTGACTAGTGAAGAACAAGTGAATGTTAGTCACACAGCTTTCATGCATATGACCAGACTAAGGTTTCTCAAATTTAAGAATGCATATGTTTGCCAGGGTCCTGATTTTCTTCCTGATGAGTTGAGGTGGCTTGATTGGCATGGATATCCTTCAAAAAGCCTGCCAATTAGCTTTCAGGGAGAACAGCTTCTTGCTTTGAAACTGAAAAATAGCCGCATCATACAACTTTGGAATACCTACAAGGTTCTAGGAAAATTGAAGTACATTAACCTTAGCCATTCACAGAAGCTACTAAGGACCCCAGATTTTTCAGGTACCCCTAATCTTGAGAGGCTGGTTCTTGAAGAGTGCACAAGTTTGGTCGAAATCAATTTTTCTGTTGGAGATCTTGGAAGGCTAGTCTTGCTGAATCTGAAGAACTGCAGAAATTTAAAGACCCTACCAGAGAGCATTCGATTGGAAAAGCTTGAGGTTTTTATCCTATCAGGCTGCATTAAACTCAAATCGTTCCCAGAAATAGAAGGGAAAATGAATCGTTTAGCAGAGCTGTATTTGGGTGCGGCCGCTTTGAGTGAACTGCCCGCATCAATTGAGAACCTGTCAGAAGTTGGTGTGATAAATCTTAGCTACTGCAAGCGTCTTGAGAGTCTCCCAAGAAGTATTATTAGGTTGAAATGTCTAAAAACACTTGATGTGTCCGGATGCTCAAAACTTAAAAAATTACCAGATGAATTGGGACTTTTAGTTGGTTTAGAGGAGCTCCACTGCACTGACACAGCCATCCGAACAATTCCTTCCTCTGTTTCTCTGCTAAAGAACCTTAAGCACTTATCTCTCCGTGGATGTAATGCTTTGGGTTTACAAGTAACTAGTTCAAGCTTCCCTTGGCTTCAAGAAAAGTGCCATCACGAGAAGTTTATGGGTGTAAATTTTCATAATTTATCGGGTCTGTGTTCATTGACCAAGCTGGATCTTAGTGACTGCAACATTTCAAACGGAGGCATTTTATGTAATCTTGGGTTTTTACCATCTTTGGTGGAATTGAATCTCGGTGGCAACAATTTTCCCAGTATTCCAGCTACAAGTATCAGTCGTCTCACGCGACTTAAAGTCCTTGCGTTGGCTGGTTGTAGGAGGCTTGAGAGTTTTCCAGAACTTCCTCCAAGTATAGAAAAGCTATATGCTGATGAATGCACATCTTTGAAGAGCATTGATCAATTAATCAAATATCCAATGCTGCATACGGTTTCACTCAGAAAATGTCATCAACTTCTAAAAGATAAACGTCATGCCTCCATACTTGATTCGCTGTGGAAGCACATGCTCAAG GAACTATCCATGATGGGTGGCAGATTTAGTATTTACACCCCTGGTGTGGAGATCCCAGAGTGGTTTACGTACAAGAACTTGGGGACTTCAATCTCAGTGGCCCTGCCCAAACATTGGTACACAAACAAATTCATGGGGTTTGCTATTTGTGCTGGTTTTGATATGATAACTCCTTTTATTTTAAGTAGTGCTAATTACCTAAAAACGCTCCACGGACCTGTGATGCGGTGTAGGTTCACAAGCCATGATGGTTCGTTGAGCGACATTAGCAGTTCTTTCGGCTTAATGGGAAGTGAAAATCATCTGGATTTAGGCCACACTTTTCTAGGCTATGTGTCGTTTGATTCGTTTTGGTGGGCGTTCGAGCATATAGTTTACAGTCCTAATAACTGGATTCAGTTTGAATTTGGTGCCTCTAATGAGAATACAGTGATCAAAGGTTTGGGGGTGCGTCTTGTGTACGAGAATGATATCAATGATCCAGAATAG
- the LOC132625571 gene encoding TMV resistance protein N-like isoform X2 produces the protein MTSYCSSAHTFRWSYDVFLSFRGEDVRKTFVDHLYVALQQKGIHTFKDDEKLERGKSISPDLVRAIEESRIALIVFSKNYAHSTWCLDELLKIMEYNKQEKGQIVLPAFYDVEASTVSKQKIVLPVFYDVEASTVRKQKSSYGEAFRNHEAFFQEDKVKKWRAALEEAANLSGWDLPNTANAHEARVIKQIVEDIMTKLGVQTHARNAEDLVGMESHMQKVYKMLQVGSDEVRFLGILGMGGVGKTTLARVIYDNIRSQFEGSCFLHEVGDRSSKQGLERLQEILLSEILVVKDLRINNLYEGDNLQKQRLQCKKVLLVLDDVYHIDQLDALAGKREWFGLGSRIIITTRDKHLLVKHEVEKIYRMRTLSEHESLQLFKQYAFKKSHPAKEFEDLSALVIKRTAGLPLALKVLGSFLYGRDLAEWTSEVEWLRQIPENEILKKLERSFTRLNNMEKKIFLDIACFFTGKKKKAVMRILESFNFRSGIGIKVLMEKSLITISEGRILMHQLIQEMGWHIVRREASDDPRISSRLWKREDISRVLERNLGTEKIEGISLNLTSEEQVNVSHTAFMHMTRLRFLKFKNAYVCQGPDFLPDELRWLDWHGYPSKSLPISFQGEQLLALKLKNSRIIQLWNTYKVLGKLKYINLSHSQKLLRTPDFSGTPNLERLVLEECTSLVEINFSVGDLGRLVLLNLKNCRNLKTLPESIRLEKLEVFILSGCIKLKSFPEIEGKMNRLAELYLGAAALSELPASIENLSEVGVINLSYCKRLESLPRSIIRLKCLKTLDVSGCSKLKKLPDELGLLVGLEELHCTDTAIRTIPSSVSLLKNLKHLSLRGCNALGLQVTSSSFPWLQEKCHHEKFMGVNFHNLSGLCSLTKLDLSDCNISNGGILCNLGFLPSLVELNLGGNNFPSIPATSISRLTRLKVLALAGCRRLESFPELPPSIEKLYADECTSLKSIDQLIKYPMLHTVSLRKCHQLLKDKRHASILDSLWKHMLKELSMMGGRFSIYTPGVEIPEWFTYKNLGTSISVALPKHWFTSHDGSLSDISSSFGLMGSENHLDLGHTFLGYVSFDSFWWAFEHIVYSPNNWIQFEFGASNENTVIKGLGVRLVYENDINDPE, from the exons ATGACCTCTTATTGTTCCTCTGCTCATACATTTCGGTGGAGTTATGATGTTTTCTTGAGTTTTAGAGGTGAAGATGTACGCAAAACATTTGTTGACCATCTCTACGTTGCATTGCAACAAAAGGGTATTCATACCTTCAAAGATGATGAGAAACTAGAGAGAGGCAAGTCCATTTCACCTGACCTTGTTAGAGCAATCGAAGAGTCAAGAATAGCTTTGATTGTATTCTCCAAAAACTATGCTCATTCAACATGGTGTCTAGATGAATTGCTGAAGATCATGGAATACAACAAACAAGAAAAAGGACAAATTGTGCTTCCGGCGTTCTACGATGTAGAGGCATCAACAGTGAGCAAACAGAAGATTGTGCTTCCGGTGTTCTACGATGTAGAGGCATCAACAGTGAGGAAACAAAAGTCCAGCTATGGAGAAGCATTTAGAAATCATGAAGCTTTTTTCCAGGAGGACAAGGTGAAAAAATGGAGAGCAGCACTGGAGGAAGCTGCTAATTTATCCGGCTGGGATTTGCCAAATACTGCCAATGC GCACGAAGCTAGAGTCATAAAGCAAATTGTGGAAGATATAATGACTAAATTGGGTGTACAGACACATGCAAGAAATGCTGAAGATCTTGTTGGAATGGAGTCACACATGCAAAAAGTGTATAAAATGCTTCAGGTTGGTTCTGATGAAGTTCGCTTCCTCGGGATATTGGGAATGGGCGGTGTGGGGAAGACAACTCTAGCAAGAGTCATTTATGATAATATTCGGAGTCAATTTGAAGGTTCATGTTTTCTTCATGAAGTTGGAGACCGTTCTTCAAAACAGGGCCTAGAGCGCTTGCAAGAGATACTTCTTTCGGAGATCCTTGTCGTAAAAGATCTAAGAATCAACAATTTATATGAAGGAGATAATTTGCAAAAACAGAGACTACAATGTAAAAAGGTTCTTCTTGTTCTTGATGATGTTTATCACATAGATCAGTTAGATGCTTTAGCTGGGAAGCGTGAATGGTTTGGTCTCGGAAGTAGAATCATCATAACAACCAGAGATAAACACTTGCTTGTTAAGCATGAGGTGGAAAAGATATACAGAATGAGAACATTAAGTGAACATGAAAGTTTACAGCTCTTTAAACAGTATGCTTTCAAGAAGAGCCACCCTGCTAAGGAATTTGAAGATCTTTCAGCTCTAGTGATAAAGCGTACTGCTGGACTCCCCTTGGCTCTGAAAGTCCTGGGTAGTTTCTTGTATGGAAGAGATTTGGCTGAATGGACAAGTGAAGTGGAATGGTTGAGACAGATCCCGGAAAATGAAATTTTGAAGAAACTCGAACGAAGTTTCACTAGGCTCAACAATATGGAGAAAAAAATATTCTTAGATATTGCGTGTTTCTTCACAGGGAAGAAGAAAAAAGCAGTGATGAGAATACTCGAGAGTTTTAATTTTAGGTCAGGCATTGGCATAAAAGTTCTCATGGAGAAATCTCTGATTACTATCTCGGAAGGTCGAATCTTAATgcaccaattgatacaagaaatGGGCTGGCACATTGTTCGTCGAGAAGCTTCCGATGATCCAAGAATATCTAGTAGGTTGTGGAAGCGCGAAGATATTTCTCGAGTACTTGAAAGAAATTTG GGCACTGAAAAGATCGAAGGCATATCGTTGAACTTGACTAGTGAAGAACAAGTGAATGTTAGTCACACAGCTTTCATGCATATGACCAGACTAAGGTTTCTCAAATTTAAGAATGCATATGTTTGCCAGGGTCCTGATTTTCTTCCTGATGAGTTGAGGTGGCTTGATTGGCATGGATATCCTTCAAAAAGCCTGCCAATTAGCTTTCAGGGAGAACAGCTTCTTGCTTTGAAACTGAAAAATAGCCGCATCATACAACTTTGGAATACCTACAAGGTTCTAGGAAAATTGAAGTACATTAACCTTAGCCATTCACAGAAGCTACTAAGGACCCCAGATTTTTCAGGTACCCCTAATCTTGAGAGGCTGGTTCTTGAAGAGTGCACAAGTTTGGTCGAAATCAATTTTTCTGTTGGAGATCTTGGAAGGCTAGTCTTGCTGAATCTGAAGAACTGCAGAAATTTAAAGACCCTACCAGAGAGCATTCGATTGGAAAAGCTTGAGGTTTTTATCCTATCAGGCTGCATTAAACTCAAATCGTTCCCAGAAATAGAAGGGAAAATGAATCGTTTAGCAGAGCTGTATTTGGGTGCGGCCGCTTTGAGTGAACTGCCCGCATCAATTGAGAACCTGTCAGAAGTTGGTGTGATAAATCTTAGCTACTGCAAGCGTCTTGAGAGTCTCCCAAGAAGTATTATTAGGTTGAAATGTCTAAAAACACTTGATGTGTCCGGATGCTCAAAACTTAAAAAATTACCAGATGAATTGGGACTTTTAGTTGGTTTAGAGGAGCTCCACTGCACTGACACAGCCATCCGAACAATTCCTTCCTCTGTTTCTCTGCTAAAGAACCTTAAGCACTTATCTCTCCGTGGATGTAATGCTTTGGGTTTACAAGTAACTAGTTCAAGCTTCCCTTGGCTTCAAGAAAAGTGCCATCACGAGAAGTTTATGGGTGTAAATTTTCATAATTTATCGGGTCTGTGTTCATTGACCAAGCTGGATCTTAGTGACTGCAACATTTCAAACGGAGGCATTTTATGTAATCTTGGGTTTTTACCATCTTTGGTGGAATTGAATCTCGGTGGCAACAATTTTCCCAGTATTCCAGCTACAAGTATCAGTCGTCTCACGCGACTTAAAGTCCTTGCGTTGGCTGGTTGTAGGAGGCTTGAGAGTTTTCCAGAACTTCCTCCAAGTATAGAAAAGCTATATGCTGATGAATGCACATCTTTGAAGAGCATTGATCAATTAATCAAATATCCAATGCTGCATACGGTTTCACTCAGAAAATGTCATCAACTTCTAAAAGATAAACGTCATGCCTCCATACTTGATTCGCTGTGGAAGCACATGCTCAAG GAACTATCCATGATGGGTGGCAGATTTAGTATTTACACCCCTGGTGTGGAGATCCCAGAGTGGTTTACGTACAAGAACTTGGGGACTTCAATCTCAGTGGCCCTGCCCAAACATTG GTTCACAAGCCATGATGGTTCGTTGAGCGACATTAGCAGTTCTTTCGGCTTAATGGGAAGTGAAAATCATCTGGATTTAGGCCACACTTTTCTAGGCTATGTGTCGTTTGATTCGTTTTGGTGGGCGTTCGAGCATATAGTTTACAGTCCTAATAACTGGATTCAGTTTGAATTTGGTGCCTCTAATGAGAATACAGTGATCAAAGGTTTGGGGGTGCGTCTTGTGTACGAGAATGATATCAATGATCCAGAATAG